A single genomic interval of Centropristis striata isolate RG_2023a ecotype Rhode Island chromosome 8, C.striata_1.0, whole genome shotgun sequence harbors:
- the tyrobp gene encoding TYRO protein tyrosine kinase-binding protein, with the protein MSDALCIVGSMFGSADGQQDCGSCYMINMTSVIAIIASDIMLTIFITISVFCFVMHQKRKREWNSRDTKRSLPSSVSKKMSTEVTESPYQELHGVQSDVYSELRHFRK; encoded by the exons ATGTCTGACGCTCTGTGTATTGTGGGTTCCATGTTTG GATCAGCAGACGGACAGCAAG acTGTGGCTCCTGTTACATGATAAATATGACGTCTGTAATAGCCATCATTGCCTCAGATATCATGTTGACTATCTTCATCACTATTTCTGTGTTCTGCTTCGTAATGCAccaaaagagaaagagggaatgGAATTCTCGTGATA CTAAACGGAGTCTTCCATCATCAGTATCAAAGAAAATGTCAACAGAGGTCACAGAATCTCCATACCAG GAGTTACATGGAGTCCAGTCAGATGTGTACAGTGAGCTTCGGCACTTTAGGAAATGA
- the hcst gene encoding hematopoietic cell signal transducer, producing the protein MAFNKLSIIVLLFLCKLNVALTESPVVCYRIEPGTIAGIVCADVVLTLVIVVVTYRLASFRRQKIENANKVYMNVRANCKS; encoded by the exons ATGGCTTTCAACAAATTATCCATCATTGTGCtactttttttgtgca AGCTGAATGTGGCACTCACAG agAGCCCTGTGGTTTGCTACAGGATCGAGCCGGGGACGATAGCAGGCATCGTCTGTGCAGACGTTGTTCTGACTCTCGTCATTGTTGTTGTCACCTATCGACTGGCAAGCTTTCGGCGCCAGAAGATAGAAAATG CTAACAAAGTGTACATGAATGTCCGAGCCAACTGCAAGAGCTAA